From the Periophthalmus magnuspinnatus isolate fPerMag1 chromosome 1, fPerMag1.2.pri, whole genome shotgun sequence genome, one window contains:
- the tmem184c gene encoding transmembrane protein 184C yields MPCSCGNWRRWIRPLVVFLYILLLLVVLPLCIWELQKSEVGTHNKAWFIAGIFVFMTIPISLWGILQHLVHYTQPELQKPIIRILWMVPIYSLDSWIALKYPSIAIYVDTCRECYEAYVIYNFMTFLLNYLENQYPSLVMMLEVQEQQKHLPPLCCCPPWPMGEVLLLRCKLGVLQYTVVRPVTTVIALICQLCGVYDEGNFSSKNAWTYLVIFNNMSQLFAMYCLVLFYRALRDELSPIKPVGKFLCVKMVVFVSFWQAVFIALLVKVGVISEEHTWDWKSVEAVATGLQDFVICVEMFLAAIAHHFSFTYKPYIQEAEEGSCFDSFMAMWDISDVRADISEQVRNVGRTVMGRPRKSYFGEDGNDGERSGLLSSASQDAITEQLYNSGSSKGQYEGLGRTHTPHSVSAPAGLNSAQWDEGYEATAEDSQEQDRRTSQSGQPAEGDLIVIN; encoded by the exons ATGCCGTGCTCTTGCGGGAACTGGAGGAGATGGATCCGTCCGCTGGTGgtctttttgtacattttacttttactggtgGTTCTGCCCCTGTGCATATGGGAACTGCAGAAATCAGAG GTTGGGACTCACAATAAAGCCTGGTTCATTGCTGGGATATTTGTCTTCATGACCATACCTATATCATTATGGGGTATTCTGCAGCATTTAGTGCACTACACCCAGCCTGAACTTCAGAAACCAATCATTAG AATACTATGGATGGTCCCAATTTATAGCCTTGACAGT TGGATTGCGCTGAAGTACCCGAGTATAGCCATTTATGTGGACACATGCAGGGAGTGCTATGAGGCCTATGTCATATATAACTTCATGACGTTCCTGCTAAATTACCTGGAGAACCAGTACCCCAGTCTGGTGATGATGCTGGAGGTCCAGGAACAGCAAAAGCACCTGCCCCCCCTCTGCTGCTGTCCTCCCTGGCCTATGGGAGA GGTTCTGCTGTTGCGGTGTAAGCTGGGAGTGCTGCAGTACACAGTTGTCAGACCGGTCACCACTGTCATTGCCTT GATCTGTCAACTCTGTGGCGTGTATGACGAAGGCAACTTCAGCTCCAAAAATGCATGGACATATCTCGTGATCTTCAACAACATGTCACAACTG TTTGCCATGTACTGTCTGGTGCTGTTCTACAGAGCTCTGAGAGATGAGCTGAGTCCAATTAAACCGGTCGGCAAGTTCCTCTGTGTCAAGATGGtggtctttgtctctttctg GCAAGCTGTGTTCATTGCGTTGCTGGTTAAAGTTGGAGTCATCTCAGAAGAACATACCTGGGACTGGAAGAGCGTGGAAGCTGTAGCCACTGGTTTGCAG GATTTTGTCATCTGTGTGGAGATGTTCCTGGCAGCCATAGCACATCACTTCAGCTTCACATATAAGCCTTACATCCAGGAGGCTGAGGAGGGATCCTGCTTCGACTCCTTCATGGCCATGTGGGACATATCTGATGTGAGGGCCGATATTTCTGAACAGGTTCGCAATGTTG GGAGAACTGTCATGGGTCGCCCGAGGAAATCTTACTTTGGCGAGGACGGGAATGATGGGGAGCGCTCCGGCCTCCTGTCCTCCGCCTCTCAGGACGCCATCACGGAGCAGCTCTATAACTCCGGCTCCTCCAAGGGTCAGTACGAGGGCCTGGGTCGGACTCACACCCCCCactctgtctctgcccctgcGGGACTCAACTCTGCCCAGTGGGACGAGGGCTACGAGGCCACGGCTGAAGACTCCCAGGAACAAGACCGAAGGACGAGCCAAAGTGGacagccagcagagggcgatctaattgtgattaattAA
- the prmt9 gene encoding protein arginine N-methyltransferase 9 isoform X1, whose product MPNASTKPKHGRRTRRRHREDPARNELVSSSLESAQQCLFNQDYGTAFVHYLLALNLAPVFKDFARDSFRFTLFKWAEELDSLGRIQDLFSCYEQALELFPDDEVILNSMGEHLFRMGFRDEAAGHFHKALKMRPDYPEARENFYRVANWLVERWHFLMLNDRGRNQKYQKAIHRAVQSGCSTVLDIGTGTGILGMCAKKAGAAHVYACELSKTMYELACEVVSANGLGGKINIIHMKSLEMEVPRDIPERVSLVVTETVDAGLFGEGIIESLIHAWHNLLLPRQTDELEISEPSATGRVIPAGATVFAMALECPEIRRHHRLCVSSVGGLSLAACGDLRSPVSCSSVPDDSMEPYTTERLSRLPGGYTALTQPFTALNIDFNNVQELEGLTSRPVQRVWLPVTQEGGLDALAIWFQLHLDQDNSLSTGPEEDTCWEQAIYPVHTTKDFALKLEDKLLVEVSCRDAYLRLCSVAVLRDGQEIRLDKPAPDLTDPGPNQNPEAQLCSALASLQTDHDKDFCVLECAEMALLNNEEYHRSFQNAVTKLFSQLKLANQNKRQGSSELFYVLDVSEGFSLLSLIAASQGHVKAYSSVEKNKQQEVLKRLARSNNIPEESLEFWLNGTEDDQGVLQRPSTEKLWSAIMLDCVETCGLVRQKLMDKASLARCLLEEGGRIFPERIVVHGMLVESDMLLLESAVQGQEPTLGFNIAPFINQFTVPVHVFLDFSTLECKHLSESVELFVLDLMDTSANYTTRQVKVRATHTGRVTAIPFWYHIFLYEDICVSTLSQHSHWKQAAVVLQEPLEVRAGDWICLTVNLHKSTITISAQTDSQPHPMD is encoded by the exons ATGCCCAATGCAAGTACCAAGCCCAAACATGGCCGCAGAACAAGAAGACGACACAGAGAAGACCCAGCCAGAAACGAGCTCGTGTCCAGTTCTTTGGAGAGTGCCCAACAGTGCCTCTTCAACCAGGACTATGGCACTGCATTTGTGCACTACCTCCTCGCTCTCAACCTGGCACCTGTGTTTAAAGACTTTGCCAGA GACTCCTTCAGATTTACTCTTTTTAAATGGGCAGAGGAGCTGGACTCTCTTGGACGTATCCAGGATCTTTTTAGTTGCTACGAGCAGGCGCTGGAGCTCTTCCCTGACGATGAGGTCATCCTGAACAGCATGGGGGAACATCTGTTTAG GATGGGGTTTCGAGATGAAGCAGCCGGTCACTTCCACAAAGCCTTGAAGATGAGACCCGACTACCCAGAGGCGCGGGAGAACTTTTACAGAGTGGCAAACTGGCTGGTGGAGCGCTGGCACTTCCTCATGCTGAACGACCGTGGGAGGAATCAAAAGTACCAAAAGGCCATTCACAGGGCCGTCCAGAGCGGCTGCAGCACTGTACTTGACATAGGTACTGGTACTGGAATCCTTGG CATGTGCGCTAAGAAGGCGGGAGCAGCACACGTGTACGCCTGTGAACTGTCTAAGACCATGTATGAGCTGGCCTGTGAGGTGGTGAGCGCCAATGGACTGGGAGGGAAAATCAACATCATCCACATGAAGTCTTTAGAGATGGAAGTGCCACGCGACATTCCAGAAAG AGTGTCCTTGGTTGTGACAGAGACGGTGGATGCGGGCTTGTTTGGGGAGGGCATTATAGAGAGTCTCATTCATGCTTGGCACAACTTGCTCTTACCACGACAG ACTGATGAACTGGAGATTAGTGAGCCGTCCGCGACAGGCCGAGTGATCCCAGCTGGAGCCACTGTGTTTGCCATGGCTTTAGAGTGTCCCGAGATCCGCCGCCATCACAG GTTGTGTGTGTCGTCTGTTGGCGGCCTGTCCCTCGCTGCCTGTGGTGATCTGCGGAGCCCGGTGAGCTGTAGCTCAGTGCCAGATGACTCCATGGAGCCGTACACCACTGAGAGACTGAGCCGCCTGCCTGGAGGATACACGGCCCTGACACAGCCATTCACTGCTCTCAATATAGACTTCAACAATGTACAG GAGCTGGAGGGTCTAACCTCCAGACCAGTGCAGAGGGTGTGGCTGCCTGTCACTCAGGAGGGGGGGCTGGATGCTCTGGCCATTTGGTTTCAGCTGCACCTGGACCAGGACAACAGCCTGTCCACTGGGCCTGAGGAGGACACGTGCTGGGAGCAGGCCATCTACCCTGTCCACACCACCAAGG ATTTTGCCCTTAAACTTGAAGACAAACTGCTGGTGGAAGTGTCCTGTCGAGATGCCTATTTGAGACTGTGCAGTGTTGCCGTGCTCAGAGACGGACAAGAAATCCGCCTGGACAAACCCGCCCCAGACCTCACGGACCccggaccaaaccagaacccaGAGGCCCAACTATGCAGCGCGTTAGCAAGCCTCCAAACCGACCACGACAAAGACTTCTGCGTGCTAGAATGTGCCGAAATGGCCCTTTTAAACAATGAGGAATACCATAGAAGCTTTCAAAATGCAGTAACAAAACTATTCTCCCAATTAAAGTTAGCGAATCAAAATAAACGACAAGGTTCTAGCGAACTTTTTTACGTCCTGGATGTTTCTGAAGGCTTCTCCCTGCTTTCTCTCATCGCTGCCAGTCAGGGTCATGTGAAAGCTTACAGTTCGGTGGAGAAGAACAAgcaacaggaagtgctcaagaGGCTGGCCCGCTCCAATAATATCCCAGAAGAGAGTCTGGAGTTCTGGCTCAATGGCACAGAGGACGACCAGGGGGTGCTCCAGAGACCCTCCACGGAGAAGCTCTGGAGCGCCATCATGCTGGACTGTGTGGAGACGTGCGGGCTGGTCAGGCAGAAACTCATGGACAAGGCCTCATTAGCAAG GTGTTTGCTGGAGGAAGGAGGTAGAATATTCCCAGAGAGGATTGTAGTTCATGGGATGCTGGTGGAGTCAGACATGCTGCTCCTGGAGAGTGCCGTCCAGGGACAAGAGCCCACGCTGGGATTCAACATCGCTCCTTTTATCAACCAGTTCACA GTGCCAGTGCATGTGTTCCTGGACTTCTCCACGTTGGAGTGCAAACATCTGAGTGAGTCTGTGGAGCTGTTTGTTCTAGACCTGATGGACACCAGCGCAAACTACACCACCAGACAAGTCAAG GTCAGAGCCACACATACTGGTAGAGTGACAGCCATTCCCTTCTGGTACCACATCTTCTTGTATGAGGACATCTGTGTGAGCACCCTGAGCCAGCACTCCCACTGGAAACAGGCCGCTGTGGTGCTGCAGGAGCCACTGGAGGTCAGGGCCGGAGACTGGATCTGCCTCACGGTCAACCTGCACAAGAGCACCATCACCATCTCTGCTCAGACAGACAGCCAGCCCCACCCAATGGACTAG
- the prmt9 gene encoding protein arginine N-methyltransferase 9 isoform X2 has protein sequence MCAKKAGAAHVYACELSKTMYELACEVVSANGLGGKINIIHMKSLEMEVPRDIPERVSLVVTETVDAGLFGEGIIESLIHAWHNLLLPRQTDELEISEPSATGRVIPAGATVFAMALECPEIRRHHRLCVSSVGGLSLAACGDLRSPVSCSSVPDDSMEPYTTERLSRLPGGYTALTQPFTALNIDFNNVQELEGLTSRPVQRVWLPVTQEGGLDALAIWFQLHLDQDNSLSTGPEEDTCWEQAIYPVHTTKDFALKLEDKLLVEVSCRDAYLRLCSVAVLRDGQEIRLDKPAPDLTDPGPNQNPEAQLCSALASLQTDHDKDFCVLECAEMALLNNEEYHRSFQNAVTKLFSQLKLANQNKRQGSSELFYVLDVSEGFSLLSLIAASQGHVKAYSSVEKNKQQEVLKRLARSNNIPEESLEFWLNGTEDDQGVLQRPSTEKLWSAIMLDCVETCGLVRQKLMDKASLARCLLEEGGRIFPERIVVHGMLVESDMLLLESAVQGQEPTLGFNIAPFINQFTVPVHVFLDFSTLECKHLSESVELFVLDLMDTSANYTTRQVKVRATHTGRVTAIPFWYHIFLYEDICVSTLSQHSHWKQAAVVLQEPLEVRAGDWICLTVNLHKSTITISAQTDSQPHPMD, from the exons ATGTGCGCTAAGAAGGCGGGAGCAGCACACGTGTACGCCTGTGAACTGTCTAAGACCATGTATGAGCTGGCCTGTGAGGTGGTGAGCGCCAATGGACTGGGAGGGAAAATCAACATCATCCACATGAAGTCTTTAGAGATGGAAGTGCCACGCGACATTCCAGAAAG AGTGTCCTTGGTTGTGACAGAGACGGTGGATGCGGGCTTGTTTGGGGAGGGCATTATAGAGAGTCTCATTCATGCTTGGCACAACTTGCTCTTACCACGACAG ACTGATGAACTGGAGATTAGTGAGCCGTCCGCGACAGGCCGAGTGATCCCAGCTGGAGCCACTGTGTTTGCCATGGCTTTAGAGTGTCCCGAGATCCGCCGCCATCACAG GTTGTGTGTGTCGTCTGTTGGCGGCCTGTCCCTCGCTGCCTGTGGTGATCTGCGGAGCCCGGTGAGCTGTAGCTCAGTGCCAGATGACTCCATGGAGCCGTACACCACTGAGAGACTGAGCCGCCTGCCTGGAGGATACACGGCCCTGACACAGCCATTCACTGCTCTCAATATAGACTTCAACAATGTACAG GAGCTGGAGGGTCTAACCTCCAGACCAGTGCAGAGGGTGTGGCTGCCTGTCACTCAGGAGGGGGGGCTGGATGCTCTGGCCATTTGGTTTCAGCTGCACCTGGACCAGGACAACAGCCTGTCCACTGGGCCTGAGGAGGACACGTGCTGGGAGCAGGCCATCTACCCTGTCCACACCACCAAGG ATTTTGCCCTTAAACTTGAAGACAAACTGCTGGTGGAAGTGTCCTGTCGAGATGCCTATTTGAGACTGTGCAGTGTTGCCGTGCTCAGAGACGGACAAGAAATCCGCCTGGACAAACCCGCCCCAGACCTCACGGACCccggaccaaaccagaacccaGAGGCCCAACTATGCAGCGCGTTAGCAAGCCTCCAAACCGACCACGACAAAGACTTCTGCGTGCTAGAATGTGCCGAAATGGCCCTTTTAAACAATGAGGAATACCATAGAAGCTTTCAAAATGCAGTAACAAAACTATTCTCCCAATTAAAGTTAGCGAATCAAAATAAACGACAAGGTTCTAGCGAACTTTTTTACGTCCTGGATGTTTCTGAAGGCTTCTCCCTGCTTTCTCTCATCGCTGCCAGTCAGGGTCATGTGAAAGCTTACAGTTCGGTGGAGAAGAACAAgcaacaggaagtgctcaagaGGCTGGCCCGCTCCAATAATATCCCAGAAGAGAGTCTGGAGTTCTGGCTCAATGGCACAGAGGACGACCAGGGGGTGCTCCAGAGACCCTCCACGGAGAAGCTCTGGAGCGCCATCATGCTGGACTGTGTGGAGACGTGCGGGCTGGTCAGGCAGAAACTCATGGACAAGGCCTCATTAGCAAG GTGTTTGCTGGAGGAAGGAGGTAGAATATTCCCAGAGAGGATTGTAGTTCATGGGATGCTGGTGGAGTCAGACATGCTGCTCCTGGAGAGTGCCGTCCAGGGACAAGAGCCCACGCTGGGATTCAACATCGCTCCTTTTATCAACCAGTTCACA GTGCCAGTGCATGTGTTCCTGGACTTCTCCACGTTGGAGTGCAAACATCTGAGTGAGTCTGTGGAGCTGTTTGTTCTAGACCTGATGGACACCAGCGCAAACTACACCACCAGACAAGTCAAG GTCAGAGCCACACATACTGGTAGAGTGACAGCCATTCCCTTCTGGTACCACATCTTCTTGTATGAGGACATCTGTGTGAGCACCCTGAGCCAGCACTCCCACTGGAAACAGGCCGCTGTGGTGCTGCAGGAGCCACTGGAGGTCAGGGCCGGAGACTGGATCTGCCTCACGGTCAACCTGCACAAGAGCACCATCACCATCTCTGCTCAGACAGACAGCCAGCCCCACCCAATGGACTAG